In a genomic window of Mycolicibacillus parakoreensis:
- a CDS encoding FAS1-like dehydratase domain-containing protein, which produces MADASLIGTQLGSTTFPVDRSKVREFALSLDDHDPIYQDAAAARAAGFGAIPAPPTFVVSSAHWRADDDMFGALGLDLRRVLHGECGWEYFAPVVVGDELTETRRVSNVTSREGKRGGTMTIVTIETDFTNQRDELVVRQTDVLIETGGSTQ; this is translated from the coding sequence GTGGCTGACGCATCGCTCATCGGGACGCAACTCGGGAGCACCACATTTCCCGTCGACCGGTCCAAAGTGCGCGAGTTCGCGCTGTCCCTCGACGACCACGACCCGATCTACCAGGACGCCGCAGCGGCCCGCGCCGCCGGCTTCGGCGCGATCCCCGCTCCGCCGACCTTCGTCGTCTCCTCGGCTCACTGGCGCGCCGACGACGACATGTTCGGCGCCCTCGGGCTCGACCTGCGACGCGTACTGCACGGTGAGTGCGGCTGGGAGTATTTCGCGCCGGTGGTCGTCGGCGACGAGCTCACCGAGACGCGTCGGGTGTCGAACGTGACCAGCCGCGAGGGCAAGCGCGGCGGCACCATGACAATCGTGACGATCGAGACCGACTTCACCAACCAGCGCGACGAACTCGTCGTGCGCCAGACCGACGTCTTGATCGAAACCGGAGGCTCCACCCAATGA
- a CDS encoding TetR/AcrR family transcriptional regulator, with product MAGLRRKLLLEAAADLFARQGFHAVGIDDIGAAAGVSGPAVYRHFQNKDAILRELCDAAMTELLAGARRATTAGTPTEVLHALVDLHAAFGARRRGLLAVYAREHRSLSPLATRALRRRQHSYESFWVEALVRARGDLDRERAQGLVAAVLSLLNASAYMPASLDDATIEAMLAAAAVAALFSRAVTQQVDGAPHRI from the coding sequence GTGGCCGGTTTGCGCCGCAAACTGCTCCTCGAGGCCGCCGCCGACCTGTTCGCGCGGCAAGGCTTTCACGCCGTGGGCATCGACGACATCGGTGCCGCAGCAGGGGTGAGCGGGCCGGCCGTCTACCGGCACTTTCAGAACAAGGACGCGATCCTTCGCGAGTTATGCGACGCCGCCATGACTGAGCTGCTGGCCGGCGCCCGGCGCGCCACCACGGCCGGCACACCGACGGAGGTCCTGCACGCCCTTGTCGACCTGCACGCGGCCTTCGGCGCGCGACGACGCGGCCTGTTGGCCGTCTACGCCCGCGAGCACCGCTCGCTGTCGCCGCTGGCGACCCGTGCCCTGCGACGCCGACAGCACAGCTACGAGTCCTTTTGGGTCGAGGCACTCGTACGAGCACGGGGCGATCTGGACCGTGAGCGCGCACAGGGCCTGGTCGCCGCCGTGCTGTCATTGCTCAACGCGTCCGCGTACATGCCGGCGTCGCTGGACGACGCGACGATTGAGGCGATGCTGGCCGCCGCGGCCGTTGCGGCGCTGTTCAGCCGCGCGGTTACACAGCAGGTAGACGGCGCCCCGCACCGGATTTAG
- a CDS encoding TIGR03084 family metal-binding protein, producing MAVSMQSVITDIEAETAALRGLVAPLTEGPRGWDAPTPAVGWTIRDQISHLAFFDDVAVRSATDPDGFSSDYLPMMADGAISPDVIAERYRQMPAADLLAWFDTSRAALVAAFADIDPATRLPWFGPPMSAVSSLTARLMETWAHGQDVVDALGATREATARLRHVAHIGVGARAFSYLANGLDLPADPVRVELTAPDGSVWTWGPADAANRVSGPALDFCLLVTQRRHRDDTALVADGPLADQWLAIAQAFAGPPGGGRVAGQFAGRQR from the coding sequence ATGGCGGTGAGCATGCAGTCGGTTATCACCGACATCGAAGCGGAGACGGCAGCCCTACGCGGATTGGTCGCGCCGCTGACCGAAGGTCCGCGCGGCTGGGACGCGCCGACTCCGGCCGTGGGCTGGACGATCCGCGACCAGATCAGCCATCTGGCGTTCTTCGACGACGTCGCGGTGCGCTCGGCCACCGACCCCGACGGGTTCAGCAGCGACTACCTGCCGATGATGGCCGACGGAGCCATCTCACCCGACGTCATCGCCGAGCGCTACCGTCAAATGCCGGCTGCCGACCTGCTCGCGTGGTTCGACACGTCGCGTGCCGCCCTCGTTGCGGCGTTCGCGGACATTGACCCGGCGACCCGCCTGCCGTGGTTCGGGCCGCCGATGAGCGCGGTCTCGTCGCTGACAGCGCGACTCATGGAGACCTGGGCGCACGGCCAGGACGTCGTCGACGCGCTCGGCGCGACCCGCGAGGCCACGGCACGGCTGCGTCACGTGGCCCACATCGGGGTGGGTGCACGCGCGTTCAGCTACCTGGCCAACGGTCTGGACCTGCCCGCGGACCCGGTACGCGTTGAGCTGACCGCTCCGGACGGCAGCGTCTGGACGTGGGGGCCAGCCGACGCGGCCAACCGCGTGAGCGGGCCGGCGCTCGACTTTTGCCTGTTGGTCACCCAACGCCGCCACCGCGACGACACCGCTTTGGTCGCCGACGGCCCGCTGGCCGACCAGTGGCTCGCGATCGCCCAGGCCTTCGCGGGGCCCCCTGGCGGCGGGCGCGTGGCGGGCCAGTTTGCAGGGCGTCAGCGGTGA
- a CDS encoding Zn-ribbon domain-containing OB-fold protein, whose product MTAASSSLDGLHDPEALPPLTDVNRPYFAAAARGVLVFQRCANGHPFLYPRLVCPVCHDGELAWETAAGTGEIVSFAPVYRPPWDSFPRSEPYVVVLVRLDEGPQLLASLEGVAPDEVAIGARVRAVFERVNEDLGLVRFRPAAS is encoded by the coding sequence ATGACCGCAGCTTCGAGTTCCCTCGACGGTCTGCACGATCCTGAGGCGCTGCCGCCGCTGACCGATGTCAACCGTCCCTACTTCGCAGCAGCGGCCCGCGGCGTACTCGTCTTCCAGCGGTGCGCGAACGGCCACCCGTTCCTCTACCCGCGGCTGGTGTGTCCCGTCTGCCATGACGGTGAGTTGGCCTGGGAGACCGCGGCGGGTACTGGTGAGATCGTCAGTTTCGCGCCGGTGTACCGCCCCCCGTGGGACTCGTTCCCGCGCAGCGAGCCGTACGTCGTCGTGCTCGTTCGTCTGGACGAGGGGCCGCAGTTGTTGGCCAGTCTCGAGGGCGTGGCCCCCGATGAAGTTGCGATCGGCGCAAGAGTGCGCGCAGTGTTCGAGCGGGTGAACGAGGACCTTGGGCTGGTCCGATTCAGGCCGGCGGCGTCGTGA
- a CDS encoding dihydroxy-acid dehydratase — translation MTTSPAPVALAAGDEMPSSQFGPLTRSHIVRYAGSGGDFNPIHHDEEFARAAGMPGVFGMGLLHGGVLAQRLTAWVGLANIRSFRIRFTGQVWPGDLLSFGGRVTGVREAGGQQVADLELVVTRQSGEPAIKGSAVVQVAR, via the coding sequence ATGACGACATCCCCCGCGCCGGTGGCGTTGGCCGCCGGCGACGAGATGCCGAGCTCACAGTTCGGCCCGCTGACGCGCTCGCACATCGTCCGCTACGCCGGGTCCGGCGGCGACTTCAACCCGATCCACCATGACGAGGAGTTCGCCCGCGCGGCCGGCATGCCCGGTGTGTTCGGTATGGGACTGCTGCACGGCGGTGTGCTCGCCCAGCGGCTGACCGCCTGGGTGGGGCTGGCCAACATCCGCTCGTTCCGCATCCGGTTCACCGGTCAGGTATGGCCCGGTGACCTGCTCAGCTTCGGCGGCAGGGTCACCGGCGTGCGCGAGGCCGGAGGGCAGCAGGTGGCAGACCTCGAACTCGTGGTCACGCGCCAGTCCGGCGAACCCGCGATAAAGGGGAGCGCCGTCGTGCAGGTGGCCCGGTGA
- a CDS encoding 2Fe-2S iron-sulfur cluster-binding protein, translated as MAVVTFVSHDGEKYEAPLAEGQSLMQIAVNNAVPGIDGDCGGEAACGTCHVIVAPEWSDTVGLCGANEEEMLAMNPERQRTSRLSCQMAASEAWDGLTVELPEFQL; from the coding sequence ATGGCAGTCGTCACCTTCGTCTCTCATGACGGCGAGAAGTACGAAGCCCCCTTGGCCGAAGGGCAGTCCTTGATGCAGATTGCGGTCAATAACGCGGTGCCCGGCATCGACGGCGATTGCGGAGGGGAAGCCGCATGCGGAACATGCCACGTGATCGTCGCTCCCGAGTGGTCGGACACGGTGGGACTCTGCGGCGCCAACGAAGAGGAGATGCTCGCGATGAACCCCGAGCGTCAGCGGACGTCGAGGCTGTCCTGCCAGATGGCCGCCTCCGAGGCATGGGATGGCTTGACGGTCGAGCTACCTGAGTTCCAGCTCTGA
- a CDS encoding hotdog family protein: MNGSTEHSMVRFPVRFEDIAVGDTLTPVSIEISYKRICMNAASTWDWFPGHHDPDYARSQGQRTIYLSTLFFHGFIDRGLNEWAGPDALIRRRRISMIRSIYPGQTATLSGKVVAKRDDGGRRLVDLELLVSSEDGPCVPSEATVELADPFVEVPG, from the coding sequence ATGAACGGATCCACCGAGCACAGCATGGTCCGCTTCCCCGTGCGGTTCGAGGACATCGCCGTCGGCGACACCCTGACGCCCGTCTCGATCGAGATCAGCTACAAGCGCATCTGCATGAACGCGGCTTCGACATGGGACTGGTTCCCCGGTCACCACGACCCCGACTACGCGCGCAGCCAGGGCCAGCGCACAATCTACCTGTCAACCCTCTTCTTCCATGGCTTCATCGACCGCGGCCTCAACGAATGGGCCGGACCCGACGCGCTCATCCGGCGCCGCAGAATCTCAATGATCCGGTCGATCTACCCGGGCCAGACCGCGACCCTGAGCGGCAAGGTCGTGGCCAAACGCGACGATGGCGGACGGCGCCTCGTCGACCTCGAGTTGCTCGTCTCGAGCGAAGATGGTCCGTGCGTGCCGAGTGAAGCCACCGTTGAGCTGGCCGACCCGTTTGTCGAGGTGCCGGGGTGA
- a CDS encoding NAD(P)/FAD-dependent oxidoreductase codes for MTPERAVIVGASHAGAQLAANLRREGWSGEVVLIGDEGGLPYHRPPLSKGYLAGKNGLDDLLIRGADFYEKQHIRLLNATVEAIHRSAKRVSLSTGDTLTYTKLALCTGARARRLPTPGVDLPGIHYLRTAADVELIRAAATPGRRVVIVGGGYIGLETAASLCSLGMNVTVLEATERVLERVTAPEVSAFYTRIHRGEGVEIRTHALVEAFSGNGGVQEVVLADGESIPADLVIVGVGVVPNTELASAAGLSVDNGIVIDDQARTSDPDIVAAGDCTSHTMARYGSRIRLESVSSAGEQAKIAAATICGKHSAIAALPWFWSDQYDLKLQIAGLNAGYDELLLSGDPSRDRDFSCFYFREGELIAADCVNRPRDFMSSKRAISQQLRVDRSELLAGSI; via the coding sequence ATGACTCCCGAACGAGCGGTGATCGTCGGCGCGAGCCACGCCGGCGCGCAGTTGGCAGCTAATCTTCGAAGGGAGGGGTGGTCTGGGGAGGTCGTGCTCATCGGCGACGAGGGGGGACTGCCCTACCACCGGCCTCCGTTGTCGAAGGGATACCTGGCCGGCAAGAACGGCCTCGACGACCTCCTGATTCGCGGCGCTGATTTCTACGAAAAGCAGCACATTCGACTCTTGAATGCGACCGTGGAGGCGATCCACCGGAGTGCCAAGCGTGTGTCTCTGAGCACCGGCGACACGCTGACGTACACCAAGCTCGCGTTGTGCACCGGCGCAAGGGCCAGACGACTCCCCACACCAGGGGTGGATCTTCCCGGAATTCACTACCTGCGTACCGCTGCAGACGTCGAGTTGATCCGTGCCGCCGCCACACCGGGTCGGAGGGTTGTGATCGTGGGCGGCGGTTACATCGGGTTGGAAACGGCGGCCTCGCTGTGTTCGCTCGGCATGAACGTCACCGTCCTCGAGGCAACCGAGCGTGTACTCGAAAGGGTCACCGCGCCGGAGGTTTCCGCGTTTTACACGCGAATCCACCGCGGCGAGGGAGTGGAGATCCGAACACACGCCCTCGTCGAAGCCTTCTCCGGTAACGGTGGGGTGCAGGAGGTCGTGCTGGCTGACGGCGAATCGATCCCCGCCGACTTGGTCATCGTCGGCGTCGGTGTGGTGCCGAACACCGAGCTCGCCTCGGCCGCAGGATTATCCGTCGACAACGGCATCGTGATCGACGACCAGGCCCGCACCAGCGACCCCGACATCGTGGCCGCCGGCGACTGCACGAGCCACACCATGGCTCGATACGGCTCGCGTATTCGTTTGGAATCCGTATCGAGCGCCGGCGAGCAGGCCAAGATCGCTGCGGCGACAATCTGCGGAAAACACAGCGCAATCGCTGCGCTTCCGTGGTTCTGGTCCGACCAGTACGATCTCAAACTCCAGATTGCCGGTCTCAACGCCGGATACGACGAACTGTTGCTCAGTGGTGACCCGTCGCGTGACCGTGACTTCAGCTGCTTCTACTTCCGCGAGGGCGAACTCATCGCCGCCGACTGCGTCAATCGTCCTCGCGATTTCATGTCCAGTAAGCGGGCCATCAGCCAGCAGCTCCGAGTTGACCGCTCAGAGCTCCTCGCCGGCTCGATCTGA
- a CDS encoding LLM class flavin-dependent oxidoreductase, translating into MSTYGVSVLGADLATLVETAEATDLAGFDAAWASEFYSRSGSISMAAMAARTKRCRIGSSILYGVGRSPLVLATEARDLDELSGGRVVLGLGNGTRRMMSDWHGVEDTSAPALRMEELVPLVRRIWNLHEGPVRHEGRFYRMNLVPTGDVAPPQRAIPIITAGVRPRMCEVAGRVADGLAGHPLFTTTYVEEVARPAVVRGAERAGRDPADIEIVSMVICAVHDDPQIARREAAQQIAFYSSVKTYEHVLDVSGFARQGAAIRDAFARRDLPAMFAAVTDDMIDAMAVAGTAAEVREGLRRYEGVLDHIVLYSPSIGLAPERIAENLGSLIRDCAPAFAGGKGDQSG; encoded by the coding sequence GTGAGCACGTACGGGGTCTCGGTGCTCGGCGCGGACTTGGCCACCCTTGTCGAGACCGCCGAGGCTACCGACCTCGCCGGCTTCGACGCCGCCTGGGCCTCGGAGTTCTACTCGCGCTCCGGCTCGATCTCGATGGCCGCGATGGCCGCGCGCACAAAGCGCTGCCGCATCGGGTCGTCGATCCTGTATGGCGTCGGGCGCAGCCCGCTCGTGCTCGCCACCGAGGCGCGTGACCTCGACGAGCTTTCAGGCGGGCGCGTCGTGCTCGGGCTCGGCAACGGCACACGCCGCATGATGAGCGACTGGCACGGCGTGGAGGACACCTCCGCTCCCGCTCTGCGCATGGAGGAGCTGGTCCCGCTCGTGCGTCGGATCTGGAACCTGCACGAGGGCCCCGTGCGCCATGAGGGTCGCTTCTATCGGATGAATCTCGTCCCGACCGGCGACGTCGCGCCGCCGCAGCGGGCCATCCCGATCATCACCGCGGGCGTGCGTCCGCGGATGTGCGAGGTGGCAGGGCGCGTCGCCGACGGGTTGGCCGGTCATCCGCTATTCACCACGACCTACGTCGAGGAGGTCGCCCGCCCAGCCGTCGTGCGCGGTGCGGAGCGGGCCGGACGCGATCCCGCCGACATTGAGATCGTCTCGATGGTCATCTGCGCGGTGCACGACGACCCACAGATCGCACGCCGTGAGGCCGCGCAGCAGATCGCGTTCTACTCCTCGGTGAAGACCTACGAACACGTTCTCGATGTGAGCGGCTTCGCCAGGCAGGGGGCGGCGATTCGCGACGCGTTCGCGCGGCGTGACCTGCCGGCCATGTTCGCAGCCGTCACCGACGACATGATCGACGCGATGGCGGTGGCCGGCACCGCCGCCGAGGTCCGAGAAGGGCTGCGCCGCTACGAGGGCGTGCTGGACCACATCGTTCTCTACTCACCCTCGATCGGCCTCGCGCCCGAGCGCATCGCCGAGAACCTAGGCAGCCTCATTCGCGATTGTGCACCGGCCTTCGCCGGCGGGAAAGGTGACCAGAGTGGCTGA
- a CDS encoding enoyl-CoA hydratase/isomerase family protein yields MAEQPIRYEVVDSVAWLTINRPEARNALNNAVRTGLIDAVLRFNDDDAAKVLVLTGVGDKAFCAGGDLKEMAQNALKVPPKDFAPQFGRNIDVAKPTIAAVNGVAFAGGFLLAQQCDLVVAAEHATFAVSEVKVGRGSPWATPLSWLVPPRVAMQILLTGDPITAARAHQVGLVNEVVPADQLRERTQQLALSIAANAPLSVLASKRTVYLSAQHHLAAAYDLADEIWEPVYLSDDAQEGPAAFREKRAPQWKGH; encoded by the coding sequence GTGGCCGAGCAACCGATTCGCTACGAGGTCGTCGACAGCGTGGCCTGGCTGACGATCAACCGGCCCGAGGCGCGCAACGCGCTGAACAACGCTGTGCGCACGGGGCTTATCGACGCGGTACTCCGCTTCAATGACGACGACGCGGCGAAGGTGCTCGTCCTCACCGGCGTGGGCGATAAGGCGTTCTGCGCCGGCGGGGACTTGAAGGAGATGGCGCAGAACGCGCTCAAGGTGCCCCCGAAGGACTTCGCTCCGCAGTTCGGCCGCAACATCGATGTCGCGAAGCCGACGATCGCGGCCGTCAACGGTGTCGCGTTCGCCGGGGGCTTCCTGCTCGCGCAGCAGTGCGACCTGGTCGTGGCCGCCGAACACGCGACCTTCGCCGTCAGCGAGGTCAAGGTCGGCCGCGGTTCGCCGTGGGCGACACCCCTGTCGTGGCTGGTGCCCCCGCGCGTTGCCATGCAAATCCTGCTGACCGGCGACCCGATCACCGCCGCGCGCGCCCACCAGGTCGGCTTGGTCAATGAGGTGGTGCCGGCCGATCAGTTACGCGAGCGTACCCAGCAGTTGGCGCTCAGCATCGCCGCGAACGCACCGCTGTCCGTGCTCGCGTCCAAGCGCACCGTGTACCTCTCGGCGCAGCACCACCTCGCCGCCGCGTACGACCTGGCCGACGAGATATGGGAGCCGGTCTATCTGAGCGACGACGCGCAGGAAGGCCCGGCGGCGTTCCGCGAGAAGCGCGCGCCGCAGTGGAAGGGACACTGA
- a CDS encoding cytochrome P450, translated as MSIPAAVAAKAQSAVPLELQIRGAHLYDKTRRWVTGTNGKKIFTETPIPPVEDVDIADIDLSNPFLYRQGRWKSYFERVRNEAPVHYQARSPFGPFWSVTRHADIIAVDKNHEAFSAEPFIIIGRPPRFMDIAMFIAMDPPQHDLQRASVQGVVAPKNLREMEGLIRSRVQEVLDDLPVDQPFNWVHHVSIELTARMLATLLDFPYEQRHKLVEWSDLATSMEQANGGPSDNDRVFRGMVDMAKGLSALWHDKAARTANGERPGFDLITMLQANEDTKDLIDRPMEFLGNLVLLIVGGNDTTRNSMSGGVLALNQFPDQFEKLKANPDLIPNMVSEIIRWQTPLAYMRRVAKKDIMLNGQFIRKGDKVVMWYASGNRDERVFERADELIIDRSNARNHISFGFGVHRCMGNRLAELQLRILWEELLPRFENIEVVGEPEYVQSNFVRGISKLMVRLTPRPSA; from the coding sequence ATGAGTATTCCCGCGGCAGTGGCCGCCAAAGCCCAGTCTGCCGTGCCTCTGGAGCTGCAAATCCGCGGCGCACACCTCTACGACAAGACACGTCGGTGGGTAACCGGAACCAATGGTAAGAAGATCTTCACCGAGACGCCCATTCCTCCGGTCGAGGACGTCGATATCGCCGACATCGATCTCAGCAACCCGTTCCTCTACCGCCAAGGCCGCTGGAAGTCCTACTTCGAACGCGTGCGCAACGAGGCGCCGGTGCATTACCAGGCTCGCAGTCCGTTCGGCCCGTTCTGGTCGGTGACCCGCCACGCGGACATCATCGCCGTCGACAAGAACCACGAGGCTTTCTCCGCAGAGCCGTTCATCATCATCGGGAGACCGCCTCGTTTTATGGACATCGCCATGTTCATCGCGATGGATCCGCCACAACACGACTTGCAGCGCGCTTCCGTCCAAGGGGTTGTCGCGCCGAAGAACCTGCGCGAGATGGAGGGGCTGATCCGCTCGCGTGTCCAGGAAGTGCTGGACGATCTACCGGTGGATCAGCCGTTCAATTGGGTGCACCACGTCTCCATCGAACTGACAGCGCGCATGCTCGCGACCCTGCTGGACTTCCCGTACGAGCAGCGGCACAAGCTCGTGGAATGGTCGGACCTCGCCACCTCCATGGAGCAAGCCAATGGCGGTCCTTCCGACAACGACAGAGTGTTTCGTGGCATGGTCGACATGGCGAAGGGGCTCAGCGCTCTCTGGCATGACAAGGCGGCCCGTACCGCCAACGGGGAGCGACCGGGCTTCGATCTGATCACGATGCTGCAGGCCAACGAGGACACTAAGGATCTCATCGACCGCCCGATGGAATTCCTCGGCAATTTGGTATTGCTGATCGTCGGGGGAAACGACACGACTCGCAACTCGATGAGCGGAGGGGTTCTCGCCTTGAACCAGTTCCCCGATCAGTTCGAGAAGTTGAAGGCGAACCCTGACCTGATTCCCAACATGGTGTCCGAGATCATTCGCTGGCAGACCCCGTTGGCGTACATGCGCCGAGTCGCGAAAAAAGACATCATGTTGAACGGGCAATTCATCCGCAAGGGCGACAAGGTCGTGATGTGGTACGCCTCTGGTAACCGCGATGAGCGTGTCTTCGAGCGGGCCGATGAGTTGATCATCGATAGGAGCAACGCCCGCAATCACATCTCGTTCGGGTTCGGCGTGCACAGGTGCATGGGAAACCGACTTGCTGAGTTGCAGCTTCGAATCCTGTGGGAGGAATTGCTCCCTCGCTTTGAGAACATCGAGGTGGTCGGCGAACCCGAGTATGTGCAATCGAATTTCGTCAGGGGTATCAGCAAGCTGATGGTTCGCCTCACTCCCAGGCCGAGTGCATGA
- a CDS encoding helix-turn-helix domain-containing protein yields MKLDDSGMPALAFLQMLDSEALGHDASIALRSIMVREHVTESMLVGRDAQVPLRWFREIYSDFDCDQGTRLGFAFAEHAKLTSFGALSVPLVSAGSVAEVVELLAYLPVITTALSPSFHSTERGLTIGLTGRTGDAGLNCLAVTYGGLALLRLLDMLAGAVPNIELHLSHSAPESWVLHDEVLAGRIFFDAPSSFVHVPAATLEEVCRFSDPVAYRIAVTDLQRTLDQRRDTSVSEKVRDLLEKDPGKTNISRTAGELSISPSTLKRRLREEGTTFRELRQSFLQERAILRILDRSVSVSEIAAELGYADLTNFTHAFKRWTGRSPRHFRKTRD; encoded by the coding sequence GTGAAACTCGACGACTCGGGTATGCCAGCGCTGGCTTTCCTGCAGATGCTGGACAGTGAGGCGCTGGGGCATGACGCCAGCATTGCGCTGCGCAGCATCATGGTTCGCGAGCACGTCACCGAGTCGATGTTGGTGGGCCGCGACGCGCAGGTCCCCTTACGGTGGTTCAGGGAGATATATTCCGATTTCGATTGTGATCAGGGAACCCGTCTGGGTTTCGCGTTCGCTGAACACGCCAAACTGACGTCCTTTGGGGCACTCAGTGTTCCCTTGGTCAGCGCGGGCTCGGTAGCCGAGGTTGTCGAGTTGCTTGCTTATCTGCCGGTGATCACCACAGCCCTCAGCCCGTCGTTCCATTCGACGGAACGCGGCCTCACGATCGGGCTCACCGGTCGCACCGGTGACGCGGGCCTGAACTGCCTGGCCGTCACCTACGGTGGGCTGGCGCTGTTGCGTCTGCTCGACATGCTCGCGGGTGCCGTACCGAATATTGAACTGCATCTGAGTCATTCAGCGCCGGAGTCGTGGGTTCTTCATGACGAAGTGTTGGCGGGTCGGATCTTCTTCGACGCCCCCAGCTCGTTCGTCCACGTTCCCGCGGCTACGCTGGAGGAGGTCTGTCGATTCTCCGATCCTGTGGCGTACCGGATTGCCGTCACCGATTTGCAGCGAACTCTCGATCAACGACGTGACACGTCGGTCTCCGAAAAAGTAAGGGACCTGCTCGAGAAAGATCCCGGAAAAACGAACATCAGCCGGACGGCGGGCGAGCTCTCGATATCCCCGAGCACGTTGAAGCGGCGCCTGCGCGAAGAGGGGACCACCTTTCGAGAATTACGTCAGTCGTTCTTGCAGGAGCGAGCAATTCTGCGAATTCTCGACAGATCGGTGTCTGTAAGCGAGATCGCGGCAGAACTCGGGTACGCGGACCTCACGAACTTCACACATGCGTTCAAACGGTGGACCGGTCGGTCACCGCGCCACTTCAGAAAAACGCGCGACTGA
- a CDS encoding FAS1-like dehydratase domain-containing protein, whose product MTFGTFDEGRAWVGHRSEPRRAWFPIDRSMVLYYCSLVEDANPRYWEGEDCPPGLLMSLGFAPQWVPGYLARADMMFALSVPLPGHHIINASTTTEFERRPRVGDHVSIVEEIASISEPKTTRVGTGVFITTVSTFSDQHGEVLGRNTNVLFRYDTADSEGAS is encoded by the coding sequence ATGACATTCGGGACCTTCGACGAAGGCCGGGCGTGGGTCGGTCATCGCTCCGAACCGCGGCGTGCGTGGTTCCCGATCGACCGCTCGATGGTGTTGTACTACTGCTCGCTCGTCGAGGACGCGAACCCCCGTTACTGGGAGGGTGAGGACTGCCCGCCCGGGCTGCTGATGAGCCTCGGCTTCGCGCCGCAGTGGGTGCCCGGGTACCTAGCGCGTGCCGACATGATGTTCGCGCTCAGCGTCCCGTTGCCGGGCCACCACATCATCAACGCCTCGACGACGACGGAGTTCGAACGCCGGCCCCGGGTAGGCGATCACGTGTCGATCGTGGAGGAGATCGCCTCGATCTCCGAGCCGAAGACGACGCGGGTGGGCACCGGCGTGTTCATCACCACGGTGAGTACGTTCTCCGACCAGCACGGTGAGGTCCTCGGCCGCAACACCAACGTGCTCTTCCGATACGACACCGCCGATAGTGAAGGCGCATCATGA